One Lusitaniella coriacea LEGE 07157 DNA segment encodes these proteins:
- a CDS encoding peptidase domain-containing ABC transporter produces the protein MQFLQFFRKRYPFVRQYSEEDCGAACFAAIARYYGSSYAIARIREAIGTGQQGTSLLGLQRGAERLGFNARSVKAIPEILDALDEIPLPTIIHWRGTHWVVLYGVEKQRYVIADPAIGIRYLSKKELAEGWTDWVMLLLEPDPTRLFAESDEPVGGVGRFFKRAWAYRGVLGEAFVINVVLGLLSLGTPFLIQVLTDDVLIRGDLGLLNAIALAVVIMNIVSSSLILVQSNLIAHFAQRLELGLVMEFGRQILRLPLLYYESRRSGEIISRLQDIRAINQLVSQVVVSLPGQFLIAIVSLGFMTVYSVRLTLAALLIAGIMTLSTIAFFPLLEQRTRGVLVLDAENQGVLVETFKGALTLKTTAAAPQFWEELQSRFGRLANLSFRTTQIGIMNYSFSRLVSGIGSIGLLWFGSYLVIQQSLSVGQLLAFNAMNGNFLLFIGTAIEFVDEFTQVKAATERLTEVIDSTPEVATNIEKARVALPPNVQITCSNVTFFYPGRLELLRDFSLAIPGGKVTALIGKSGCGKSTLAKLIAGLYPLQSGNIRLGAYNLRDISLECLRQQAILVPQEPHFWSRSILENFRLGYPQVTLEEIVRACQIADADEFISRLPDQYHTILGEFGAGLSGGQRQRLAIARGILRNPPILLLDEATSGLDPASEQLVLQNLLRDRAGKTTIIISHRPQAITLANWIVLLDEGQLVDCGWIEELRNQPGAHLEFLNAIYA, from the coding sequence ATGCAATTTTTACAGTTTTTTCGCAAACGATATCCTTTCGTTCGGCAGTATAGCGAGGAGGATTGTGGTGCGGCGTGTTTTGCCGCGATCGCGCGCTATTATGGGTCGAGTTACGCGATCGCGCGGATTCGGGAAGCCATTGGCACCGGACAGCAGGGAACCTCCTTATTGGGATTACAACGGGGTGCAGAACGGTTAGGATTTAATGCGCGATCGGTCAAAGCCATTCCGGAGATTCTCGATGCGTTGGATGAAATTCCCCTCCCCACCATTATTCACTGGCGAGGAACCCATTGGGTCGTTCTCTACGGGGTTGAAAAGCAACGTTACGTCATTGCAGACCCGGCGATAGGAATCCGCTATTTAAGTAAAAAAGAACTCGCAGAAGGGTGGACGGATTGGGTGATGTTGCTCCTCGAACCCGACCCCACTCGCCTCTTTGCGGAATCCGACGAACCCGTGGGAGGGGTTGGGCGCTTTTTTAAACGGGCTTGGGCGTATCGTGGGGTATTGGGGGAAGCGTTCGTTATTAATGTCGTTTTGGGACTGCTGTCCTTGGGAACGCCATTTTTAATTCAAGTTCTCACCGATGATGTCTTGATTCGAGGAGATTTGGGATTGCTCAACGCGATCGCGCTGGCAGTCGTTATTATGAACATCGTCAGCAGCAGTCTCATCCTCGTCCAATCCAACCTCATCGCACACTTCGCACAACGCTTAGAACTCGGTTTGGTTATGGAATTCGGGCGGCAAATCCTGCGCTTACCTCTCCTCTATTACGAAAGTCGCCGGAGTGGGGAAATCATCAGCCGACTGCAAGATATTCGCGCCATCAATCAACTCGTTTCTCAGGTTGTGGTCAGTTTACCCGGTCAATTTCTCATCGCGATTGTTTCCCTCGGATTCATGACCGTTTACAGCGTGCGCTTGACCCTCGCCGCACTCCTAATCGCCGGAATTATGACCCTTTCAACCATCGCCTTCTTCCCCCTCCTCGAACAGCGCACGCGAGGCGTTCTGGTGTTAGATGCAGAAAACCAAGGGGTTCTTGTGGAAACCTTCAAAGGCGCACTCACCTTAAAAACCACTGCTGCTGCACCGCAATTTTGGGAAGAATTGCAAAGTCGCTTCGGTCGTTTGGCGAATCTTAGTTTTCGCACCACCCAAATCGGGATTATGAACTACAGTTTCTCCCGTTTGGTGTCTGGGATTGGCAGCATTGGTTTACTCTGGTTTGGCAGTTATTTGGTCATTCAACAATCCCTCAGCGTCGGTCAATTGCTGGCGTTTAATGCCATGAACGGCAACTTTTTGCTCTTTATTGGGACGGCAATTGAGTTTGTAGACGAATTCACCCAAGTGAAAGCCGCAACAGAACGCCTCACCGAGGTGATCGATTCGACCCCGGAAGTCGCGACAAATATTGAAAAAGCAAGGGTTGCACTTCCCCCGAACGTACAGATTACGTGCAGCAATGTCACCTTTTTTTACCCCGGACGATTGGAATTGTTGCGGGATTTTTCTCTCGCAATTCCAGGGGGGAAAGTGACGGCGTTAATCGGCAAATCCGGATGCGGAAAAAGTACCCTCGCCAAATTGATTGCGGGATTGTATCCCCTGCAATCGGGGAATATTCGCCTCGGTGCGTACAACTTGCGAGATATTTCCCTCGAATGCTTGCGACAGCAGGCGATTTTGGTTCCCCAAGAACCTCATTTTTGGAGTCGTTCGATTTTGGAAAATTTCCGCTTGGGATATCCTCAAGTAACGTTGGAGGAGATTGTTCGCGCCTGCCAAATTGCGGATGCGGATGAGTTTATTTCTCGCCTTCCCGACCAATATCACACAATTTTAGGGGAATTTGGTGCCGGACTTTCCGGGGGTCAGCGCCAACGCCTCGCGATCGCGCGGGGAATCCTGCGCAATCCTCCCATTCTACTCCTGGATGAAGCCACATCAGGACTCGACCCAGCAAGCGAACAATTGGTTCTGCAAAACCTGTTGCGCGATCGCGCGGGAAAAACTACCATCATTATCAGCCATCGTCCCCAAGCCATTACCCTCGCCAATTGGATCGTTCTGCTGGATGAAGGACAACTGGTCGATTGCGGTTGGATTGAAGAGTTGCGCAACCAACCAGGAGCGCATTTAGAATTTTTGAATGCAATTTACGCTTAA
- a CDS encoding four helix bundle protein, whose translation MSEIKDFKDLIIWQKGIEIAEKCYFITKTFPKDELYGMVQQIRRCAASVPANIAEGYGRRYTKEYLRFLAIAQGSINELETHLILSSRVGLCTEKDVAAIISLLREETRMIISIMRKLEH comes from the coding sequence ATGTCTGAAATCAAAGACTTCAAAGACTTAATAATTTGGCAAAAAGGTATTGAGATTGCTGAGAAATGCTATTTCATTACTAAAACCTTCCCGAAAGATGAGTTGTATGGCATGGTTCAGCAGATAAGAAGATGTGCTGCATCTGTTCCTGCTAACATCGCGGAAGGATATGGACGCAGATATACTAAAGAATATTTGAGGTTTTTAGCAATTGCGCAAGGTTCAATTAACGAATTAGAAACTCACCTTATTCTATCTAGTAGGGTTGGCTTGTGTACTGAAAAAGATGTAGCAGCAATCATTTCCTTGCTCAGAGAAGAAACTAGAATGATTATTAGTATTATGAGAAAACTAGAACACTGA
- a CDS encoding SUMF1/EgtB/PvdO family nonheme iron enzyme gives MSKRKPKQKPNQTSPQSTPERRKARRQRVKTVLKFLKILGFPTSVGGFAGVLILIRAGQYRAAVILGVVSVTALILAVGGKFVKELTETILDKIEERLEERTETLAEWIVNGLENITIGLWWRLTSRFKHKYYSSLIDKFGKIKTEGFTAGLPGIHLEKAFVPLKVAHESPHNIPREIPAARQPFDSGRQVWYFLAQPKNYRRITILAPPGSGKSTLLQHLTLIYAQQRHRKYKVPKRIPILFRLRDVREQLIQRNPPQLNELIRQEVKRLPACKELKPPKNFFERQLENGKCLVMLDGLDEVANPAERTKVSQWAKQQMEDYPQTSFILTSRPHGYDSELFDEQVDIVLEVQPFTLAQMKTFIKGWYTHIKISLDGDTPAVRQEARESAEDLIEALLQNPAIRQMASNPLLITMIATVHYLGNALPGKRVKLYKEICDVLLGRRLLARKSALHLSADNNQTLLQIFALDLMQRGTQKFTFEECQRLIQDRLSRFARNRLTPKEWLKQVKEDIGLLAEKELGSYEFAHLSFQEYLAAVQIKASNQEALLVQNFHQSQWAETIRLYAAQADATSLIEAALSNPSVQSLSLAYDCLQEAEEVNPETKERLEQILEEGLESADPNIAPMAAQVRLARRLERLIEIDVTRMMDRHPITCAEYQLFANEHLNSQPCFQPGRAKQPILGISYLDALGFCNWLSATASSFSRSEEGQQTPHYYRLPSLVEVQENQQRKPLRHDCWTMDGTPGEQKGIRIIKVELPQHYVKLLNYLSAGEWEKADRETAQIMSRVDSIERFPASELRMLDRMWLQYSQGRFGLGVQVWLWEHLGGNPSFPRSWCLNSARNPQESLAALARRWKECNLESKLPLFEFEVITVNERGEEIRREPGQAKFFSEDLGNGVALEMVAIPGGEFWMGSPEGEERYSGYDGREEPQHKVTLKPFFLGKTPITQAQWEAVMGNNPSRFKGKNRPVEKVSWYDATKFCEKLSEKTGRKYRLPSEAQWEFSCRAGTTTPFHFGETITTDLANYCGKDRTEHGWKGTYANEPQGIYREETTPVGSFPPNAFGLYDMHGNVWEWCADHWHENYKGAPSDKTIWLNSNKNNKRLLRGGSWGFNPEDCRCAVRVRFSPGNDDLDFGFRVEVAGHLFP, from the coding sequence ATGTCGAAGCGCAAGCCGAAACAAAAGCCTAATCAGACTTCACCCCAATCTACCCCGGAGCGGCGAAAAGCCCGACGACAACGAGTTAAAACTGTCTTAAAATTCCTTAAAATCCTTGGTTTTCCCACGTCTGTTGGTGGATTTGCTGGGGTGTTGATTTTGATTCGGGCGGGTCAATATCGAGCTGCTGTAATTCTGGGTGTCGTAAGCGTGACAGCGCTTATCCTTGCCGTTGGTGGAAAATTTGTTAAAGAATTAACCGAGACAATTTTAGACAAAATTGAGGAGCGATTAGAGGAGCGCACAGAAACCCTAGCGGAATGGATTGTTAACGGACTGGAAAATATAACAATTGGTTTGTGGTGGAGACTCACATCGCGTTTCAAGCATAAATATTACAGCAGTTTGATCGATAAATTCGGGAAGATTAAAACAGAAGGCTTTACCGCTGGTTTGCCCGGTATACATCTAGAAAAAGCCTTTGTCCCACTCAAGGTTGCTCATGAAAGTCCTCATAACATTCCTAGGGAAATTCCAGCCGCTCGTCAACCCTTCGATAGCGGCAGACAAGTGTGGTATTTTTTAGCCCAACCGAAAAACTACCGACGCATTACTATCCTTGCACCGCCTGGTTCGGGGAAAAGCACTCTCTTGCAGCACCTGACTCTAATCTACGCTCAGCAACGTCACCGTAAGTATAAAGTCCCAAAACGAATTCCCATACTGTTCCGACTGCGGGACGTTCGCGAGCAACTCATCCAGCGCAATCCTCCCCAACTCAACGAACTCATTCGCCAGGAAGTCAAGCGTTTGCCCGCTTGTAAAGAACTCAAACCCCCTAAGAATTTTTTTGAACGGCAGCTTGAGAATGGCAAATGTTTGGTGATGCTCGATGGCTTGGATGAAGTAGCAAATCCTGCCGAACGGACAAAGGTTAGTCAATGGGCAAAACAGCAAATGGAGGACTATCCTCAAACATCATTTATTCTGACCTCCCGTCCTCACGGCTACGACAGCGAATTATTCGACGAGCAAGTTGATATTGTCCTCGAAGTACAACCCTTTACCCTCGCCCAGATGAAAACATTCATCAAAGGCTGGTATACACACATCAAGATTTCTCTAGATGGCGATACTCCTGCGGTGCGCCAGGAAGCTCGTGAGAGTGCGGAAGACTTAATTGAAGCCTTGCTGCAAAACCCAGCGATTCGGCAGATGGCAAGCAATCCATTGTTAATCACCATGATTGCAACCGTTCACTATTTAGGGAATGCGTTACCGGGGAAGCGAGTCAAATTGTATAAAGAAATTTGCGATGTTTTGTTAGGACGGCGATTGTTGGCGCGTAAAAGCGCCCTCCATTTGAGTGCAGACAACAACCAGACTCTCCTGCAAATCTTCGCACTTGATTTGATGCAACGGGGAACTCAAAAATTCACCTTTGAGGAATGTCAACGGCTGATACAAGATAGGCTTAGCCGATTTGCGCGGAACCGTTTGACCCCGAAAGAATGGTTAAAACAGGTTAAAGAAGATATCGGTTTGCTCGCAGAAAAAGAATTGGGCAGTTATGAATTTGCTCACTTGAGTTTCCAAGAGTATTTAGCTGCTGTGCAAATCAAAGCCTCCAACCAAGAAGCCTTATTGGTTCAAAATTTTCATCAGTCCCAATGGGCAGAAACGATTCGCTTGTATGCAGCGCAAGCAGATGCAACGTCCTTAATTGAAGCTGCGTTGAGTAACCCAAGCGTACAGTCCTTGAGTTTAGCCTACGACTGTTTGCAAGAAGCGGAGGAAGTCAATCCAGAAACAAAAGAACGCCTCGAACAAATCCTAGAAGAGGGTTTGGAATCAGCAGACCCAAATATTGCTCCAATGGCGGCTCAAGTTAGGTTAGCGCGTCGTTTAGAGCGTTTGATAGAAATTGATGTAACTCGCATGATGGACAGACACCCCATCACCTGTGCCGAGTATCAATTGTTTGCGAACGAACATCTCAATTCCCAACCGTGCTTTCAACCGGGACGTGCCAAACAACCCATATTGGGAATCAGCTATCTGGATGCGCTGGGTTTTTGCAATTGGCTGAGTGCCACTGCATCCTCTTTCAGTCGTAGCGAAGAAGGGCAGCAGACCCCGCACTACTACCGATTGCCCTCCTTAGTTGAAGTGCAAGAAAATCAGCAGAGAAAGCCCCTACGCCATGATTGTTGGACGATGGACGGAACCCCCGGCGAACAAAAGGGCATTCGTATTATTAAGGTCGAACTTCCCCAACACTACGTCAAGCTTCTGAATTATCTCTCTGCGGGAGAGTGGGAAAAAGCAGACCGAGAAACTGCACAAATCATGTCTCGTGTTGACTCCATTGAACGATTTCCCGCTTCCGAATTGCGAATGCTCGACCGAATGTGGTTGCAGTATTCCCAAGGGCGTTTTGGTTTGGGGGTTCAGGTATGGTTGTGGGAACATTTAGGGGGAAATCCGAGTTTTCCTCGTTCGTGGTGTTTAAACAGCGCGAGAAATCCCCAGGAGAGTTTAGCGGCGTTGGCACGCAGGTGGAAGGAGTGCAACCTTGAGAGTAAGTTACCGTTGTTTGAGTTTGAGGTAATAACCGTCAACGAACGCGGCGAGGAAATTCGACGGGAACCGGGTCAAGCAAAGTTTTTCAGTGAGGATTTGGGGAATGGGGTTGCGTTGGAAATGGTGGCGATTCCGGGCGGTGAGTTTTGGATGGGTTCGCCAGAGGGAGAAGAAAGGTATTCTGGCTACGATGGAAGAGAAGAACCGCAGCACAAAGTCACCCTAAAACCCTTCTTCCTGGGCAAAACTCCCATCACTCAGGCGCAGTGGGAAGCGGTGATGGGCAACAATCCTTCCCGTTTCAAGGGGAAAAACCGACCTGTCGAAAAGGTATCGTGGTACGACGCAACGAAATTTTGCGAGAAGCTGTCTGAAAAAACGGGACGGAAGTATCGGCTTCCTAGCGAGGCGCAGTGGGAGTTTTCCTGTCGTGCGGGGACAACAACGCCGTTTCATTTTGGCGAGACGATAACAACGGATTTAGCGAATTATTGTGGAAAGGATCGTACAGAGCATGGTTGGAAAGGAACTTATGCTAATGAACCTCAAGGAATATATCGCGAAGAAACAACCCCTGTGGGCAGTTTTCCCCCCAATGCCTTTGGCTTATACGATATGCACGGCAATGTCTGGGAGTGGTGCGCCGACCATTGGCACGAAAACTATAAGGGAGCGCCTAGCGATAAAACTATATGGCTAAATAGTAATAAAAACAATAAACGCCTCCTGCGCGGTGGTTCGTGGGGCTTCAATCCTGAAGACTGCCGTTGCGCGGTTCGCGTCAGGTTCAGTCCAGGCAACGATGACCTCGATTTCGGGTTTCGGGTTGAGGTTGCAGGACATCTTTTCCCTTGA
- a CDS encoding WD40 repeat domain-containing protein, giving the protein MSANQPQKDDAVLGDAGATAFALSSAAVLGGLTGVKTRLKSVDPTLRIAALSEAMEYGDAGITFAIEALSDPVPMVQWKAYQILRKQADLTACLFQLEPIDWEVLKALERYNPWLLLTPLHDLEGHEDAITDLVIDGLGEWAISSSSDKRIKIWNLKEGELQGTLEGHGDWVSAVALSPDESSLISGSADRTLKVWDLSRDRAPQLLADRANFVKALAIDPDGQFLASANLDGTIDLWNLRSRAIARVLAGHSHSVQALAIAADGKTLVSGSADRAIAVWDLPTGRLCYKLVGHQHFVSAVALSPDGKTLVSGSYDRTLKVWEMKTGLCRYTIEGHSDAVTALCLSADGKSIVSASGDKTLKIWDVKTGHLQHRLGEHSDAVTAVAITPDGQKIVSGDREGIIRVWSVGA; this is encoded by the coding sequence ATGTCCGCTAACCAACCCCAAAAAGATGATGCTGTTTTAGGCGATGCGGGGGCTACCGCATTTGCCCTGTCCTCTGCGGCGGTTCTGGGGGGACTGACGGGGGTTAAAACCCGCTTGAAGAGTGTCGATCCCACCCTACGGATTGCAGCCTTGTCCGAGGCAATGGAGTATGGCGATGCAGGCATTACTTTCGCCATTGAAGCCCTCAGCGATCCGGTTCCGATGGTTCAATGGAAAGCCTACCAAATTCTACGCAAACAAGCGGATTTAACAGCTTGCTTGTTCCAACTTGAACCGATTGATTGGGAGGTTCTCAAGGCTTTGGAACGCTATAATCCGTGGCTGTTATTAACGCCTTTACACGATCTTGAGGGTCATGAAGATGCCATTACCGATCTGGTTATTGATGGGTTGGGAGAATGGGCGATCAGCAGCAGTAGCGATAAACGGATCAAAATTTGGAATCTCAAAGAGGGAGAATTACAAGGAACTCTTGAAGGTCATGGGGATTGGGTTTCGGCTGTGGCACTCAGTCCCGATGAGAGCAGCTTGATTAGCGGCAGTGCGGATAGAACCCTGAAAGTTTGGGATTTATCTCGCGATCGCGCGCCACAACTGCTGGCGGATCGGGCAAACTTTGTTAAGGCGCTGGCGATCGATCCCGACGGGCAATTTCTTGCGAGTGCTAACTTGGATGGAACGATTGACCTGTGGAATCTGAGATCGCGCGCGATCGCGCGCGTCCTTGCAGGACATTCCCATAGCGTACAAGCTCTCGCGATCGCGGCAGATGGTAAAACCTTGGTCAGTGGCAGTGCAGATCGCGCGATCGCGGTTTGGGATTTACCCACGGGGCGTTTGTGCTATAAACTCGTCGGACACCAACATTTCGTCTCGGCAGTGGCTTTGAGTCCCGATGGCAAAACCTTGGTGAGTGGCAGTTACGACCGAACCTTGAAAGTTTGGGAGATGAAAACGGGTCTGTGTCGCTATACCATTGAAGGGCATTCCGATGCCGTAACAGCACTGTGCCTCAGCGCCGATGGCAAGAGCATTGTGAGCGCGAGTGGCGACAAAACCCTAAAAATTTGGGATGTCAAAACCGGACACCTGCAACACCGACTCGGCGAACATTCCGATGCAGTTACCGCCGTCGCCATTACCCCAGATGGGCAAAAGATTGTCAGTGGCGATCGCGAAGGTATCATTCGGGTTTGGAGTGTGGGAGCTTAG
- a CDS encoding nucleotidyltransferase domain-containing protein, with protein MHNKLMRDRQLSNIIAAQPYPFLFVTLSGAHLYGFASPDSDYDVRGSHILPVQEVVGLYPLKETLEIAEIRDDLELDLVTHDIKKFFELLLKKNGYVLEQLYSPLILLTTPAHEELKEIAKGCITRHHSHHYLGFARTQWKLFAKERPQRIKPLLYVYRVLLTGIHLMKTGQIEANLVNLNAYFQLSYLSELIAQKRESTEKSVLVDANVALYQTEYERLYCELEEASQKSDLPETPSAKEALNDLLVRSRLNTGNEFDSSLIHLSHE; from the coding sequence ATGCACAATAAGCTTATGCGCGATCGTCAACTATCAAACATTATTGCCGCACAGCCCTATCCCTTCCTCTTTGTAACCCTTAGCGGCGCGCATTTATATGGCTTTGCTTCCCCAGACTCCGATTACGACGTGCGAGGCAGCCACATTCTTCCCGTACAAGAGGTTGTGGGATTGTACCCTCTCAAAGAAACCCTTGAAATTGCTGAAATTCGCGACGACTTGGAATTAGATTTAGTCACCCACGACATCAAAAAATTCTTCGAGTTACTGCTGAAAAAAAATGGCTATGTTCTAGAACAACTCTACTCTCCCCTTATTCTTTTGACTACGCCAGCACATGAAGAATTGAAGGAAATTGCAAAAGGTTGCATTACCCGCCATCATTCTCACCACTATCTTGGATTTGCGCGAACCCAATGGAAATTATTCGCCAAAGAACGTCCCCAGCGCATTAAACCCTTGCTATACGTCTATCGGGTACTGCTTACAGGGATTCACCTGATGAAAACGGGTCAAATTGAAGCGAATCTAGTCAATTTGAACGCTTATTTCCAGTTATCTTATCTTTCTGAATTAATTGCTCAAAAACGGGAAAGTACAGAGAAATCGGTATTAGTAGATGCAAATGTAGCGTTGTATCAAACAGAATACGAGCGATTGTACTGCGAATTAGAAGAAGCATCGCAAAAGAGCGATTTACCAGAAACACCTTCAGCCAAAGAGGCGTTAAATGATTTGTTAGTGCGATCGCGCCTAAATACTGGGAACGAGTTTGACTCTTCCCTCATCCATCTCAGTCATGAGTAA
- a CDS encoding STAS domain-containing protein, translating into MNSIALDRNIATIFPQGSINASNAVAFKKQLIETIATQNASFLLVDMEQVNFLDSAGLMAFVAAYRLSKSLGRRLALCSVAPSVKIIFDLTQLDNTFEIFENRRAFEQTLS; encoded by the coding sequence GTGAACAGCATTGCTTTAGATCGAAACATCGCTACAATTTTTCCCCAAGGAAGCATTAATGCCTCAAATGCGGTTGCTTTCAAAAAGCAGCTCATTGAAACAATTGCCACTCAAAATGCTTCTTTTCTCTTAGTCGATATGGAGCAGGTCAACTTCCTTGACAGTGCTGGTTTGATGGCTTTTGTTGCGGCATACCGCTTATCAAAAAGTTTAGGCAGACGATTGGCTTTGTGTTCTGTTGCACCGTCAGTAAAAATTATTTTTGACTTGACACAATTGGATAATACTTTTGAGATTTTTGAGAATCGCCGCGCATTCGAGCAAACCCTAAGCTAA
- a CDS encoding protein kinase domain-containing protein produces the protein MIGQILRQRYKIVSQLGGGGFGTTYLAEDLDLPTHPKCVVKQLHPQAIAPEIVRRFEKEGEILYKLGQKRDRIPKLFAYFEESGQFYLVQEFIEGRDLSDEIGEGKRWSEAQTLAFLREVLEILAFVHQNNVIHRDIKPANIMRRSRDGNLILIDFGIVKEITTAVANSQGQITNTIAIGTPGYMPSEQAMRQPRFSSDIYALGMTAIEALTGVPPSELPTDNNGEIVWRNRATVSDSLAEILSKMTRYHFSYRYANATEALQALSGNASTAATLAVSPNRPPTATQAHVPRAQNSGKLLLAGGLTAVAVVAGLFLAFKPKSPQTASEPAPTETRSPQTTPEVTLSPIPPNVQTPSPQTTPEVATSPNVQTPSPQTTPEVTPSPVPKPSNSQAVPIFPVDTLRTDVESFLGAPDKDLRGLYDNTRAVIYQSVQQGVDLGFLFDRDSRRIRQTEASFKEFVEPEVMNRALENMLGGQMSADIQQGLQNVQQRQLNYYRFSVGSLKGQIVRQDCDDIYISIWDAQLHDFVSFNQSRRC, from the coding sequence ATGATCGGACAAATTCTACGCCAGCGATACAAAATTGTCAGTCAACTCGGTGGAGGCGGTTTTGGCACGACGTATCTCGCAGAAGATTTAGACCTCCCCACTCATCCGAAGTGCGTTGTCAAGCAGTTACATCCCCAAGCGATCGCGCCGGAAATCGTGCGCCGTTTTGAAAAAGAAGGGGAAATTCTCTACAAACTCGGACAAAAGCGAGATCGGATTCCCAAATTATTTGCTTATTTTGAGGAAAGCGGGCAATTTTATCTCGTTCAAGAGTTTATTGAAGGACGGGATCTCTCCGACGAAATTGGCGAGGGAAAACGATGGAGTGAAGCGCAAACCTTGGCATTTTTGCGAGAGGTTCTAGAAATACTCGCGTTTGTTCATCAAAACAACGTTATTCACCGCGATATTAAGCCTGCAAATATTATGCGGCGATCGCGCGACGGCAATTTGATATTAATTGATTTTGGGATCGTCAAAGAAATTACCACCGCAGTTGCCAATTCCCAAGGACAAATTACCAATACAATCGCGATCGGTACGCCGGGATATATGCCAAGCGAACAGGCAATGCGGCAACCCAGATTTAGCAGCGATATCTATGCGTTGGGAATGACAGCAATTGAAGCACTAACCGGAGTTCCCCCTTCCGAATTGCCAACGGACAATAACGGCGAAATTGTTTGGCGCAACCGCGCAACGGTAAGCGATTCCTTAGCTGAGATTTTGAGCAAGATGACGCGCTATCATTTCAGCTATCGCTATGCTAACGCCACCGAAGCCTTACAAGCCTTATCCGGAAATGCAAGTACTGCCGCCACCCTTGCGGTTTCTCCCAATCGTCCGCCAACAGCAACGCAAGCACACGTTCCGCGCGCGCAAAATAGCGGAAAGCTTCTCCTGGCGGGGGGACTAACCGCCGTTGCAGTCGTAGCAGGACTATTTTTGGCTTTTAAGCCGAAATCGCCTCAAACTGCGTCTGAACCTGCTCCCACCGAAACGCGATCGCCTCAAACCACGCCAGAGGTTACCCTTTCCCCTATTCCCCCAAACGTGCAAACTCCATCGCCTCAAACGACACCAGAAGTTGCCACTTCCCCAAACGTACAAACTCCATCACCTCAAACCACGCCGGAAGTTACCCCTTCCCCAGTCCCCAAACCGTCAAATTCTCAAGCCGTTCCCATTTTCCCCGTCGATACCCTAAGAACCGATGTCGAATCGTTCCTCGGCGCGCCAGACAAAGATTTGAGGGGACTTTATGACAATACTCGCGCGGTTATTTATCAATCCGTACAACAGGGAGTGGATTTAGGATTTTTATTCGATCGCGATTCGAGGCGCATTCGCCAAACCGAAGCTTCTTTCAAAGAATTTGTCGAACCGGAAGTGATGAATCGAGCTTTAGAGAATATGCTAGGGGGTCAAATGAGTGCAGATATCCAACAGGGACTGCAAAATGTTCAACAGCGCCAACTCAATTATTATCGTTTCAGCGTTGGTTCTCTCAAAGGTCAAATTGTGCGCCAGGATTGCGATGATATTTATATCAGTATTTGGGACGCGCAACTGCATGACTTTGTGAGTTTCAATCAAAGCAGGCGGTGTTAA